A DNA window from Naumovozyma dairenensis CBS 421 chromosome 10, complete genome contains the following coding sequences:
- the LSM3 gene encoding U4/U6-U5 snRNP complex subunit LSM3 (similar to Saccharomyces cerevisiae LSM3 (YLR438C-A); ancestral locus Anc_4.319), which yields MSLETPLDLLKLNLDEQVYVKLRGARSLVGTLQAFDSHCNIVLSDAIETIYELDDEGDLQSVERNSEMIFVRGDTVTLITTPDEE from the coding sequence ATGTCTTTGGAAACACCGCTAGATTTATTGAAGTTGAATCTTGATGAACAGGTATACGTGAAATTACGTGGTGCACGATCATTAGTGGGTACATTACAAGCGTTTGATTCACATTGTAATATTGTACTAAGTGATGCTATTGAAACAATTTatgaattagatgatgagGGAGATTTACAAAGTGTTGAAAGGAATTCTGAAATGATATTTGTTAGAGGTGATACTGTGACACTGATAACGACACCTGATGAAGAATAA